From a single Streptomyces sp. 1331.2 genomic region:
- a CDS encoding helix-turn-helix domain-containing protein — MILLRRLLGDVLRRQRQRQGRTLREVSAAARVSLGYLSEVERGQKEASSELLSAICDALDVRMSEVMREVSDELSLAELAAMATLSEGDLLRPVLEPVPLPAPGSDRATMSPKAAAMDVVAA; from the coding sequence ATGATCCTGCTCCGTCGCCTACTGGGCGATGTACTGCGTCGGCAGCGCCAGCGCCAGGGCCGCACACTCCGCGAGGTGTCGGCGGCCGCCAGGGTTTCGCTCGGGTACCTCTCCGAGGTCGAGCGGGGACAGAAGGAGGCCTCCTCGGAGTTGCTCTCCGCCATCTGCGACGCACTCGACGTCCGGATGTCCGAGGTCATGCGCGAGGTCAGCGACGAACTGTCGCTCGCCGAACTTGCGGCGATGGCCACCCTCTCCGAAGGTGATCTGCTGAGGCCGGTACTCGAACCGGTTCCGCTTCCCGCCCCCGGCAGCGACCGGGCGACCATGTCGCCCAAGGCCGCCGCGATGGACGTGGTCGCCGCCTGA
- a CDS encoding CinA family protein, which translates to MAEHDHGLAERAHAALRAEGGTLAVAESLTGGLLAAALVDVPGASATFRGSVTAYATELKASVLGVDEGLLDVYGPVHPVVARQMAEGVRRLLGATYGLATTGVAGPEPQGGQPVGTVHLAVAGPGGTLVTSPLLSGGRATIRHGAVTAALELLVGRLAR; encoded by the coding sequence GTGGCGGAGCACGACCACGGGCTGGCCGAGCGGGCGCACGCCGCCCTGCGGGCCGAGGGCGGCACCCTGGCCGTCGCCGAGTCGCTGACTGGGGGGCTGCTGGCCGCCGCGCTGGTGGACGTCCCCGGGGCGTCCGCGACCTTCCGGGGCTCGGTCACCGCGTACGCGACCGAGCTGAAGGCCTCGGTGCTCGGCGTCGACGAGGGCCTGCTGGACGTGTACGGGCCGGTCCACCCGGTGGTGGCCCGGCAGATGGCCGAGGGCGTGCGGCGGCTGCTGGGTGCCACCTACGGGCTGGCGACCACCGGGGTGGCCGGTCCGGAGCCGCAGGGCGGGCAGCCGGTGGGCACCGTACACCTGGCGGTCGCCGGACCGGGGGGAACTCTGGTCACTTCGCCCCTGCTGTCGGGCGGGCGTGCCACAATCCGTCACGGGGCGGTGACTGCCGCGCTGGAGCTGCTCGTCGGCCGGCTCGCACGATGA
- the pgsA gene encoding CDP-diacylglycerol--glycerol-3-phosphate 3-phosphatidyltransferase: MTQGPGAPAAAHPGRPAAAVPSTPGVWNIANVLTMVRVLLVPVFVALLFAGGGHDPKWRSVAWAAFAIAMITDLFDGEIARRKGLVTDFGKIADPIADKAIMGSALIGLSLLGDLPWWVTVVILARELGITLMRFWVIRYGVIPASRGGKLKTLTQGTAVGMYVLALTGWLATGRAVLMGLAVLLTVGTALDYVGQALRLRREGRAAERADR, translated from the coding sequence ATGACCCAGGGGCCCGGCGCCCCGGCCGCGGCCCACCCGGGCAGACCGGCGGCCGCGGTGCCGTCGACCCCGGGGGTCTGGAACATCGCCAACGTGCTCACGATGGTCCGGGTGCTGCTGGTGCCGGTCTTCGTGGCCCTGCTGTTCGCCGGCGGCGGGCACGATCCCAAGTGGCGCTCGGTCGCCTGGGCCGCGTTCGCCATCGCGATGATCACCGACCTGTTCGACGGGGAGATCGCCCGCCGCAAGGGTCTGGTCACCGACTTCGGGAAGATCGCCGACCCGATCGCCGACAAGGCGATCATGGGCTCGGCGCTGATCGGCCTCTCGCTGCTCGGCGACCTGCCCTGGTGGGTCACCGTGGTGATCCTGGCCCGCGAGCTCGGCATCACCCTGATGCGCTTCTGGGTGATCCGCTACGGGGTCATCCCGGCCAGCCGCGGCGGCAAGCTCAAGACGCTGACCCAGGGCACCGCGGTCGGCATGTACGTGCTCGCCCTGACCGGCTGGCTGGCCACCGGGCGGGCCGTGCTGATGGGGCTGGCGGTGCTGCTGACCGTCGGCACCGCGCTGGACTACGTCGGACAGGCGCTGCGACTGCGCCGCGAGGGACGGGCCGCGGAGCGCGCGGACCGGTGA
- the rimO gene encoding 30S ribosomal protein S12 methylthiotransferase RimO, which yields MPERRTVALVTLGCARNEVDSEELAGRLEADGWLLVDDAAEADVAVVNTCGFVEAAKKDSVDALLEANDLKGHGRTQAVVAVGCMAERYGKELADALPEADGVLGFDDYADISDRLQTILSGGHHAPHIPRDRRKLLPISPAERQSAAEAVALPGHGAEAAAEPIADLPEGVAPASGPRTLRKRLDDNPVASVKLASGCDRRCSFCAIPAFRGSFISRRPSDVLHEAQWLAGQGVREIVLVSENNTSYGKDLGDIRLLETLLGEIAAIEGVERVRVSYLQPAEMRPGLIDAMTGIEDIAPYFDLSFQHSAPAVLRRMRRFGSTDQFLELLKTIRDKAPQAGARSNFIVGFPGETDEDFAELERFVTHAGLDAIGVFGYSDEEGTEAAGYDGKLPEDVIADRLDRLSRLAEEMTAQRAEQRIGTEVVVLVESIEDGVVEGRAAHQAPETDGLTTLEGVEAPAVGQFWRAKVVASEGVDLVAEALEQVRPARTSGAETPGAGE from the coding sequence ATGCCTGAACGCCGCACTGTCGCCCTTGTCACGCTCGGATGCGCCCGCAACGAGGTGGATTCCGAGGAACTCGCCGGGCGACTGGAAGCCGACGGCTGGTTGCTCGTCGACGACGCCGCCGAGGCCGATGTCGCCGTCGTCAACACCTGCGGCTTCGTCGAGGCCGCCAAGAAGGACTCCGTGGACGCCCTGCTGGAGGCCAACGACCTCAAGGGCCACGGCCGCACCCAGGCCGTCGTCGCGGTCGGCTGCATGGCCGAGCGGTACGGCAAGGAGCTCGCCGACGCCCTGCCCGAGGCCGACGGCGTGCTCGGCTTCGACGACTACGCCGACATCTCCGACCGCCTGCAGACCATCCTCTCCGGCGGCCACCACGCCCCGCACATCCCGCGCGACCGCCGCAAGCTGCTGCCGATCAGCCCCGCCGAGCGGCAGTCCGCCGCCGAGGCCGTCGCGCTGCCCGGCCACGGCGCCGAGGCCGCCGCCGAGCCGATCGCCGACCTGCCCGAGGGCGTCGCCCCGGCCTCCGGCCCGCGCACCCTGCGCAAGCGGCTGGACGACAATCCGGTCGCCTCGGTCAAGCTCGCCTCCGGCTGCGACCGGCGCTGCTCCTTCTGCGCCATCCCGGCCTTCCGCGGCTCCTTCATCTCCCGCCGCCCCTCCGACGTGCTGCACGAGGCCCAGTGGCTGGCCGGGCAGGGCGTCCGCGAGATCGTCCTGGTCAGCGAGAACAACACCTCGTACGGCAAGGACCTCGGCGACATCCGGCTGCTGGAAACGCTGCTCGGCGAGATCGCCGCGATCGAGGGCGTCGAGCGGGTGCGGGTCTCCTACCTGCAGCCGGCCGAGATGCGCCCGGGCCTGATCGACGCGATGACCGGCATCGAGGACATCGCGCCCTACTTCGACCTGTCCTTCCAGCACTCGGCGCCCGCCGTGCTGCGCCGGATGCGCCGCTTCGGGTCCACCGACCAGTTCCTGGAGCTGCTGAAGACCATCCGCGACAAGGCTCCGCAGGCCGGCGCCCGCTCCAACTTCATCGTGGGCTTCCCCGGCGAGACCGACGAGGACTTCGCCGAGCTGGAGCGCTTCGTCACGCACGCCGGGCTGGACGCGATCGGCGTCTTCGGCTACTCCGACGAGGAGGGCACCGAGGCCGCCGGCTACGACGGCAAGCTGCCCGAGGACGTGATCGCCGACCGGCTGGACCGGCTCAGCCGGCTGGCCGAGGAGATGACCGCCCAGCGGGCCGAGCAGCGGATCGGCACCGAGGTCGTGGTGCTGGTCGAGTCGATCGAGGACGGCGTGGTCGAGGGCCGGGCCGCCCACCAGGCCCCGGAGACCGACGGCCTGACCACCCTCGAAGGCGTCGAGGCGCCCGCGGTCGGGCAGTTCTGGCGGGCCAAGGTGGTGGCCAGCGAGGGCGTCGACCTGGTCGCCGAGGCGCTGGAGCAGGTCCGGCCGGCCAGGACGTCGGGGGCCGAGACCCCGGGAGCCGGGGAATGA
- a CDS encoding helix-turn-helix domain-containing protein, whose product MTIGKSSDRENAPSSVLPTDDAVQAADAPSIGRVLSAARIDAGLTVDQVSTATRVRVPIVHAIEEDDFGRCGGDFYARGHIRLIARAVGADGEALVARYDAAHGGSPASKRPAGQLIDSGPIKVPSRGRPNWAAAMVAAIVAVVALIGFNLVSGKGGHGTTGSASAPLPSGSGTGSVAPAASPAVQPPAPAPSAAAIAAVPADKVTVKLVAAGTSWVSAMNGKGESLFQNNISDGQDQTFTDAKQIKLVLGNGGAVHAYVNGKDLGLLGKDGQVVHVTYTPGDPQAG is encoded by the coding sequence GTGACCATCGGCAAGTCCTCCGACCGCGAGAACGCCCCGTCGTCCGTCCTGCCGACCGACGACGCGGTGCAAGCGGCCGATGCCCCGAGCATCGGCCGGGTGCTGTCCGCCGCCCGGATCGACGCGGGACTCACGGTGGACCAGGTGAGTACCGCCACCAGAGTCCGGGTGCCGATCGTCCATGCCATCGAGGAGGACGACTTCGGCCGCTGCGGCGGCGACTTCTACGCCCGCGGGCACATCCGCCTGATCGCCCGCGCCGTCGGCGCGGACGGCGAGGCGCTGGTCGCCCGGTACGACGCCGCGCACGGCGGCTCCCCGGCCTCCAAGCGCCCGGCGGGTCAGCTGATCGACAGCGGCCCGATCAAGGTGCCCAGCCGCGGCCGGCCGAACTGGGCGGCCGCCATGGTCGCCGCGATCGTCGCCGTGGTCGCCCTGATCGGCTTCAACCTGGTCAGCGGCAAGGGCGGGCACGGCACCACCGGCTCGGCCAGCGCGCCGCTGCCCAGCGGCTCCGGCACCGGCTCGGTGGCCCCCGCGGCCAGCCCCGCCGTCCAGCCGCCGGCGCCCGCGCCGAGCGCCGCCGCGATCGCCGCCGTCCCGGCCGACAAGGTCACCGTGAAGCTCGTCGCCGCGGGCACCAGCTGGGTCTCGGCGATGAACGGCAAGGGCGAGTCGCTGTTCCAGAACAACATCAGCGACGGCCAGGACCAGACCTTCACCGACGCCAAGCAGATCAAGCTGGTGCTGGGCAACGGCGGGGCCGTGCACGCGTACGTCAACGGGAAGGACCTCGGTCTCCTCGGCAAGGACGGCCAGGTGGTGCACGTCACGTACACCCCCGGAGACCCGCAGGCGGGCTGA
- a CDS encoding DNA translocase FtsK: protein MATRTPGNAARKTSPGPSKKAAAKAPGKPPAKKAAARKAAPAKKAAAKPAPAPAPSRSVLMGALNALASPIAAIFRGARYLDPAHRKDGVGLLLFALGLATAAGTWFSEKGWLNDAATNVVSGLFGRLDVLVPFLLAGIAIRIWRHPDLPEANGRIMIGLTTLLVGVLGLVHIGCGAPVMGSGASRIRAAGGILGWAASTPMMAAAGPALAVPLLLLLAFFGLLVVTATPVNRIPERLRAIGIRLGVVEPGPDDEYRGGRTPERDLSTEPPEDADPDALPFTVDSGGDDPADEVAARRLRRRRRQADPEDPAEAVRVSLDKEPQDPYATRNLAAGAAADLDGALVYGVPASSAVADMMHQVQDRTAPPEEPVVPAARGAGPGAPEEHGPAPVRMEQLQLTGDVTYALPSLDLLERGGPAKARSALNDEVVAQLTGTFAEFKVDARVTGFTRGPTVTRYEVELGPAVKVERITALAKNIAYAVASPDVRIISPIPGKSAVGIEIPNRDREMVNLGDLLRSRTAAEDTHPMVVGMGKDVEGHTVMANLAKMPHILVAGATGAGKSSCINCLITSILARATPDEVRMVLVDPKRVELTAYEGIPHLITPIITNPKKAAEALQWVVREMDMRYDDLAAYGFRHVDDFNAAVRAGKVTPPLGSERELRPYPYLLVIVDELADLMMVAPRDVEDSVVRITQLARAAGIHLVLATQRPSVDVVTGLIKANVPSRLAFATSAMADSRVILDQPGAEKLIGKGDALFLPMGASKPIRMQGAFVTEAEIAKVVQHCKDQLSAVYRDDVTVGGGPKKEIDEEIGDDLDLLIQAAELVVSTQFGSTSMLQRKLRVGFAKAGRLMDLMESRGIVGPSEGSKARDVLVKPDELDGVLLTLRG from the coding sequence ATGGCCACTCGTACGCCCGGAAACGCAGCACGTAAGACGAGTCCGGGACCGTCCAAGAAGGCCGCGGCGAAGGCCCCCGGCAAGCCGCCCGCGAAGAAGGCGGCGGCCAGGAAGGCGGCCCCCGCGAAGAAGGCGGCGGCCAAGCCCGCACCCGCGCCGGCACCGTCCCGGTCGGTGCTGATGGGCGCGCTCAACGCACTGGCGAGCCCGATCGCCGCGATCTTCCGCGGCGCCAGGTACCTCGACCCGGCCCACCGCAAGGACGGCGTGGGCCTGCTGCTGTTCGCGCTCGGGCTGGCCACCGCCGCCGGCACCTGGTTCAGCGAGAAGGGCTGGCTCAACGACGCGGCCACCAACGTGGTCTCCGGGCTGTTCGGCCGGCTCGACGTGCTGGTGCCGTTCCTGCTGGCCGGGATCGCCATCCGGATCTGGCGCCACCCGGACCTGCCGGAGGCCAACGGCCGGATCATGATCGGGCTGACCACGCTGCTGGTCGGCGTCCTCGGCCTGGTCCACATCGGCTGCGGCGCGCCCGTGATGGGCAGCGGCGCCTCCCGGATAAGGGCGGCCGGCGGCATCCTCGGCTGGGCCGCGTCCACCCCGATGATGGCCGCCGCGGGCCCGGCGCTCGCCGTGCCGCTGCTCCTGCTGCTGGCCTTCTTCGGCCTGCTGGTGGTCACCGCCACCCCGGTCAACCGGATCCCGGAGCGGCTGCGGGCGATCGGCATACGGCTCGGCGTGGTCGAGCCCGGGCCGGACGACGAGTACCGCGGGGGGCGCACGCCGGAGCGCGACCTGTCCACCGAGCCGCCGGAGGACGCCGACCCCGACGCCCTGCCGTTCACCGTGGACAGCGGTGGTGACGATCCGGCGGACGAGGTGGCCGCCCGCCGGCTCCGCCGCCGGCGCCGCCAGGCCGACCCGGAGGATCCGGCGGAGGCCGTCCGGGTCTCCCTGGACAAGGAACCGCAGGACCCGTACGCCACCCGCAACCTCGCCGCCGGCGCGGCCGCCGATCTTGACGGCGCGCTGGTCTACGGCGTGCCCGCCTCCTCCGCGGTGGCGGACATGATGCACCAGGTGCAGGACCGCACCGCCCCGCCCGAGGAGCCCGTCGTCCCGGCCGCCCGCGGCGCAGGCCCGGGCGCGCCCGAGGAGCACGGCCCGGCACCGGTGCGGATGGAGCAGCTCCAGCTCACCGGCGACGTCACCTACGCGCTGCCCTCCCTCGACCTGCTGGAGCGCGGCGGCCCGGCCAAGGCCCGCAGCGCCCTCAACGACGAGGTGGTCGCCCAGCTCACCGGCACCTTCGCCGAGTTCAAGGTGGACGCCCGGGTCACCGGCTTCACCCGGGGCCCGACGGTCACCCGCTACGAGGTCGAGCTCGGCCCGGCCGTCAAGGTGGAGCGGATCACCGCGCTCGCCAAGAACATCGCGTACGCGGTGGCCAGCCCGGACGTGCGGATCATCAGCCCGATCCCGGGCAAGTCCGCGGTCGGCATCGAGATCCCCAACCGGGACCGCGAGATGGTCAACCTCGGCGACCTGCTGCGTTCGCGCACGGCTGCCGAGGACACCCACCCGATGGTCGTCGGCATGGGCAAGGACGTCGAGGGCCACACCGTGATGGCCAACCTCGCCAAGATGCCGCACATCCTGGTGGCCGGCGCCACCGGCGCGGGCAAGTCGTCCTGCATCAACTGCCTGATCACCTCGATCCTGGCCCGGGCCACCCCGGACGAGGTCCGGATGGTGCTGGTCGACCCCAAGCGGGTCGAGCTGACCGCCTACGAGGGCATCCCGCACCTGATCACGCCGATCATCACCAACCCCAAGAAGGCCGCCGAGGCCCTGCAGTGGGTCGTGCGCGAGATGGACATGCGCTACGACGACCTCGCGGCGTACGGCTTCCGGCACGTGGACGACTTCAACGCGGCGGTGCGGGCCGGCAAGGTCACCCCGCCGCTGGGCAGCGAGCGGGAGCTGCGGCCGTACCCGTACCTGCTGGTGATCGTCGACGAGCTGGCCGACCTGATGATGGTCGCGCCGCGCGACGTCGAGGACTCGGTGGTCCGGATCACCCAGCTGGCCCGTGCGGCCGGCATCCACCTGGTGCTCGCCACCCAGCGGCCCTCGGTGGACGTGGTCACCGGCCTGATCAAGGCCAACGTGCCGTCCCGGCTGGCCTTCGCGACCTCCGCGATGGCCGACTCCCGGGTCATCCTGGACCAGCCCGGCGCGGAGAAGCTGATCGGCAAGGGAGACGCGCTCTTCCTGCCGATGGGCGCCAGCAAGCCGATCCGGATGCAGGGCGCGTTCGTCACCGAGGCGGAGATCGCCAAGGTGGTGCAGCACTGCAAGGACCAGCTGAGCGCCGTCTACCGGGACGACGTGACGGTCGGCGGCGGGCCGAAGAAGGAGATCGACGAGGAGATCGGCGACGACCTGGACCTGCTGATCCAGGCGGCCGAGCTGGTGGTCTCCACCCAGTTCGGCTCGACCTCGATGCTCCAGCGCAAGCTCCGGGTCGGCTTCGCCAAGGCGGGCCGGCTGATGGACCTGATGGAGTCGCGCGGGATCGTCGGCCCCAGCGAGGGCTCCAAGGCCCGCGACGTCCTGGTGAAGCCGGACGAGCTCGACGGGGTGCTGCTGACCCTGCGGGGCTGA
- a CDS encoding response regulator, with the protein MMQKAKILLVDDRPENLLALEAILSALDQTLVRAASGEEALKALLTDDFAVILLDVQMPGMDGFETAAHIKRRERTRDIPIIFLTALNHGPHHTFRGYAAGAVDYISKPFDPWVLRAKVSVFVDLYAKNCQLKEQAALLRLQLEAGGGEQALGGVLLGELSARLAAVEEQAESLGKQLDGVEDAGVAATAAHLERKLAGLRRALDAMRPGSP; encoded by the coding sequence CTGATGCAGAAGGCGAAGATCCTCCTGGTCGACGACCGACCGGAGAACCTGCTGGCGCTGGAGGCGATCCTCTCGGCCCTGGACCAGACGCTGGTGCGCGCCGCGTCCGGCGAGGAGGCGCTCAAGGCGCTGCTCACCGACGACTTCGCGGTGATCCTGCTGGACGTCCAGATGCCCGGGATGGACGGCTTCGAGACCGCCGCCCACATCAAGCGCCGCGAGCGCACCCGGGACATCCCGATCATCTTCCTGACCGCGCTCAACCACGGTCCGCACCACACCTTCCGGGGCTACGCGGCCGGGGCCGTGGACTACATCTCCAAGCCCTTCGACCCGTGGGTGCTGCGCGCCAAGGTCTCCGTCTTCGTCGACCTGTACGCGAAGAACTGCCAGCTGAAGGAGCAGGCCGCGCTGCTGCGGCTGCAGCTGGAGGCGGGCGGCGGCGAGCAGGCCCTGGGCGGGGTGCTGCTGGGCGAGCTGTCCGCGCGGCTGGCGGCCGTCGAGGAGCAGGCGGAGTCGCTGGGCAAGCAGCTGGACGGGGTCGAGGACGCCGGGGTGGCGGCGACCGCCGCGCACCTGGAGCGCAAGCTCGCGGGACTGCGCCGGGCGCTGGACGCGATGCGCCCGGGAAGCCCCTGA